The following DNA comes from bacterium.
GCGTCTCACGGGTATCCTACGAATGGAGGTGGGTATGGATAGGAAGCGATTTGACGAGGTTGAGATGAATCTGGTGCGTGAGGTGATGGAGAGCGGAGAGCTATGCCGTGCTATTGGTAACAGCATGGTAGAGCGGTTCGAAAAGGCGTTCGGGGTATATCTTGGGCGCAAGTATGTTCTTGGAGTGAGTTCAGGTACCAGCGCCAACGAAACGATGTATGCATCTATCGGGGTTGAACCGGGGGATGAGTTTATCTGCCCTGCATCGGCGCCTATTTTTGTTTCCTTCCCTGTGATTGGGTTGGGGTGCGTTCCTGTGTTTGCAGATGTGGACCCCCGTACCCTAATTATTGATCCTTATGCAATCGAAGAACGGATTACATCCAAGACAAAAGCCATCGTAGTGGTGCATCTATTCGGTCAACCGGCACAGATGGACGAGATAATGGCAGTTGCGAAGAGACACAACTT
Coding sequences within:
- a CDS encoding DegT/DnrJ/EryC1/StrS family aminotransferase, translated to MDRKRFDEVEMNLVREVMESGELCRAIGNSMVERFEKAFGVYLGRKYVLGVSSGTSANETMYASIGVEPGDEFICPASAPIFVSFPVIGLGCVPVFADVDPRTLIIDPYAIEERITSKTKAIVVVHLFGQPAQMDEIMAVAKRHNLKVLEDCSQSYDSLYKGRKVGSIGDAACFSLQQSKHMTSGEGGIFVTDDVEMYKRAVLFA